One Tamlana carrageenivorans genomic region harbors:
- a CDS encoding IS3 family transposase (programmed frameshift), which translates to MGKKYDNEFKSMILDLSKSGIPTKQLSEEYGVHTSVINRRKQEYDLKGGDFSKNEPKSKEHQELIALKKELRDVKMERDNLKKGGEHLFQERQIRYNFILSNKNTYPVEKTCKCMKVSKNAYYHWLKTKDTLKVNSSKSFLKDRIEAIFDNSKQIYGSYRIQKQLEREKLFYSRSYVGLLMKEMGLRSVLNKKFVVTTDSNHSLKTAKNELDRDFTSFSLGYKLVSDITYIRVNQQWNYLTTIMDLADRKIIGWSLSEDMTTENTVLKAWVDARRNRVINQQCIFHSDRGVQYASNRITNMFFFNQKVIQSMSRKGNCWDNAVAESFFKTIKYEWINRFKYTSYNQLYKSIDQYLNWYNTQRLHSSLGYMTPLEKELQLKGFINKAA; encoded by the exons ATGGGAAAAAAATATGACAACGAGTTTAAATCGATGATATTAGATTTATCCAAATCTGGTATACCAACAAAACAACTGAGTGAAGAATATGGAGTTCATACAAGTGTTATTAATAGAAGGAAACAAGAGTATGATTTAAAAGGAGGAGATTTTTCTAAAAATGAACCTAAATCCAAAGAACATCAAGAACTTATAGCATTAAAAAAGGAATTAAGAGATGTTAAAATGGAACGTGACA ATCTTAAAAAAGGCGGTGAGCATCTTTTCCAAGAGCGACAGATAAGGTATAACTTCATTTTATCAAACAAAAATACTTATCCTGTCGAAAAGACGTGCAAATGCATGAAGGTTAGTAAAAATGCTTATTACCATTGGCTTAAAACCAAAGACACCTTAAAGGTTAATTCCTCTAAATCATTTTTAAAAGACAGAATCGAAGCTATATTTGACAATAGTAAACAGATTTATGGTAGCTATCGAATTCAAAAACAACTTGAACGAGAAAAGCTTTTTTATTCCCGTTCATATGTGGGGTTACTTATGAAAGAAATGGGACTAAGAAGTGTATTGAATAAGAAATTTGTGGTAACTACGGATTCAAATCATTCTCTAAAAACAGCTAAAAATGAATTAGACAGGGATTTTACCAGTTTTTCTTTAGGCTACAAATTAGTCTCTGACATTACGTATATAAGAGTTAATCAACAATGGAACTATTTAACCACGATAATGGATTTGGCTGATAGAAAAATAATAGGCTGGTCTTTAAGTGAAGATATGACTACTGAGAATACGGTTTTAAAGGCCTGGGTTGATGCTAGAAGAAACAGAGTGATAAACCAGCAGTGTATTTTTCATTCGGACAGGGGTGTGCAATATGCATCCAACAGAATCACAAATATGTTCTTTTTTAATCAAAAAGTGATACAAAGCATGAGTAGAAAGGGAAATTGCTGGGATAATGCTGTAGCTGAAAGTTTTTTTAAAACCATTAAATATGAGTGGATTAACAGATTTAAGTATACGTCTTATAATCAATTATACAAATCTATTGATCAATATTTAAACTGGTATAACACTCAAAGATTACATTCTAGTTTAGGATACATGACGCCTCTTGAAAAAGAATTACAATTAAAAGGATTTATTAACAAAGCTGCTTAG
- a CDS encoding ISAon1 family transposase: MYGLDGKKLQRQYRDYLSEFKDWEYLKQSSKWLVYPQNIGKRLSIDEIALSQGELYTVVTNKKAKGRAGSIVAIISGTKSEEVIKYLKKIPEGKRRLVEEITLVMAGGMKLIAKKSFPRAVQVIDRFHVQQLASDTVQDIRVKYRWQALELENEAIKTAKNNNYQYLAEVFSNGDTRKQLLARSRYLLFKSPDKWTSSQKERAGILFMQYPMIKEAYDLSNQLRVIYNTCTDKNIAMTKLALWYNQIENSGFKSFRVVMNTISLNYRGILNYFDNRSTNAAAESFNAKIKAFRQQLRGVRNKELSLSKILCF, encoded by the coding sequence TTGTATGGTTTAGATGGTAAAAAGCTACAGCGCCAATATCGAGATTATTTAAGTGAATTTAAAGATTGGGAATACCTTAAGCAATCCTCCAAATGGTTAGTCTACCCTCAAAATATTGGCAAACGATTATCTATAGATGAAATAGCACTTTCACAAGGAGAGTTATACACCGTAGTAACCAATAAAAAAGCCAAAGGTAGAGCAGGTTCTATTGTAGCTATTATTTCAGGAACTAAGTCTGAAGAGGTTATTAAATATCTTAAAAAGATACCTGAAGGCAAGCGGAGGTTGGTAGAAGAAATAACCTTAGTTATGGCCGGTGGCATGAAACTAATTGCAAAGAAGAGCTTCCCAAGAGCCGTGCAAGTCATTGATCGCTTTCATGTACAACAACTAGCTTCTGATACTGTACAAGACATTAGAGTAAAATACCGCTGGCAAGCTCTAGAACTAGAAAATGAGGCTATCAAGACAGCTAAAAATAATAACTACCAGTATCTAGCAGAAGTATTTAGTAACGGGGATACGCGCAAACAACTGCTAGCACGAAGTAGGTATCTTCTATTCAAAAGTCCTGACAAATGGACTAGTTCCCAAAAGGAAAGGGCAGGAATTTTATTCATGCAATACCCTATGATAAAGGAAGCTTATGACTTGTCAAACCAGCTAAGAGTAATTTATAATACTTGTACAGACAAAAATATAGCAATGACTAAATTGGCACTTTGGTACAATCAAATTGAAAATAGTGGCTTTAAAAGCTTTAGAGTTGTTATGAACACAATCTCCCTAAATTACAGGGGAATATTAAACTATTTTGACAACAGAAGTACCAATGCGGCTGCTGAATCTTTTAATGCAAAGATCAAAGCCTTTAGACAACAACTTAGAGGTGTGAGAAATAAGGAATTGAGTTTATCCAAAATTTTGTGTTTTTGA
- a CDS encoding IS256 family transposase yields MNSDLEKQLDALIGKISNKEDFDQVKEQLLKRGIESLLKAEMTAHLGFQKGGSVIENNQRNGFSEKTIKTHNGEQRIKIPRDRQASFEPVIVPKHQSISQELEDCIQLLYAKGMSNSDIIDFIESTYGVQYSTSQVSIITNQLLEDIKQWQNRPLEDVYPIVWIDAIHYKIRQEGKVISKACMIVLGVNTEGQQDILSMSIVETEKAAAWMSILDDLRSRGVKDIFFLCSDNLSGLDKAVEAIFPGSIRQICIVHQIRNSLKYVSYKDRKSIMVDIKAIYQADNEKFALEAFEVFKQNWEDKYLSAVQSWENNWDNLTSFLNYPKEIRKLIYTTNIIESFNASLRKYTRNKKVFPHDDAALKSIYLAAQSISKKWKKTRFKWGQIYNQLYICFPNRL; encoded by the coding sequence ATGAACTCAGACTTAGAAAAACAATTAGACGCCTTGATCGGCAAAATCAGCAACAAGGAGGACTTTGACCAGGTCAAGGAACAGTTGCTTAAACGTGGTATTGAATCACTTTTAAAAGCAGAAATGACTGCCCACTTAGGGTTTCAAAAAGGAGGTTCTGTAATTGAGAACAACCAGCGCAATGGTTTCTCAGAGAAAACTATCAAGACTCATAACGGCGAACAACGCATCAAAATCCCCAGAGATCGTCAAGCGAGCTTTGAGCCTGTTATTGTCCCCAAACATCAATCGATTAGTCAAGAATTAGAAGATTGTATTCAACTGCTTTACGCCAAAGGTATGAGCAATAGCGATATTATTGATTTTATTGAAAGTACCTATGGAGTGCAGTATTCCACATCACAGGTATCCATTATCACCAATCAATTATTGGAAGACATCAAACAATGGCAGAATAGACCTTTAGAAGACGTATATCCCATTGTCTGGATAGATGCTATTCATTATAAAATACGTCAAGAAGGCAAGGTAATATCTAAAGCCTGTATGATAGTTTTAGGGGTGAATACCGAAGGGCAACAAGATATTTTGAGCATGAGTATTGTGGAGACAGAAAAGGCAGCTGCTTGGATGTCCATTTTAGACGATCTGCGCTCTAGAGGCGTAAAAGATATCTTCTTTCTGTGTTCGGATAACCTCTCTGGATTAGATAAAGCTGTAGAAGCTATTTTTCCAGGTAGTATACGTCAAATATGTATCGTACATCAAATTAGAAACTCTTTAAAATATGTGAGCTATAAGGACCGTAAATCAATAATGGTCGATATTAAAGCTATTTATCAAGCCGATAATGAGAAATTCGCTTTAGAGGCTTTCGAAGTCTTTAAACAAAATTGGGAAGATAAATACCTCTCTGCCGTACAGTCTTGGGAAAACAATTGGGATAATTTGACCTCGTTTTTAAACTACCCAAAAGAGATTAGAAAACTTATATATACTACCAATATCATTGAGAGTTTTAATGCCAGTTTAAGAAAATATACACGCAACAAAAAAGTCTTTCCTCATGATGATGCAGCACTGAAATCCATATATTTAGCAGCTCAAAGCATCAGCAAAAAATGGAAGAAAACACGATTTAAATGGGGCCAAATTTACAATCAATTGTATATTTGTTTTCCAAACAGGTTATAA
- a CDS encoding helix-turn-helix domain-containing protein yields MKTNETLLSGIGNNIRSLRKARKFSQVEMAKKVGVSISQYRRLEGGEANVSVSILVNIASFLEVSLDLLVHGESISTENDTIELKEPELIEKMKELEALTGEDKKLAHKVLDLLIAKKQLNDIVAHIHK; encoded by the coding sequence ATGAAGACTAACGAGACATTGTTATCAGGAATTGGAAACAACATCCGTTCTTTACGAAAAGCTCGCAAATTTAGCCAAGTAGAAATGGCTAAAAAGGTAGGGGTGTCCATATCACAATACCGCAGATTAGAAGGAGGTGAAGCAAATGTCTCTGTTTCTATCCTTGTCAACATTGCTTCCTTTTTAGAAGTGAGCTTAGATCTACTCGTTCATGGAGAATCCATTTCAACAGAAAATGATACCATAGAATTGAAAGAGCCTGAACTCATCGAGAAAATGAAAGAACTGGAGGCTCTTACCGGTGAAGATAAAAAACTAGCCCATAAGGTTCTTGACTTACTTATTGCCAAAAAGCAACTCAACGATATAGTTGCTCATATCCATAAATAA
- a CDS encoding LysM peptidoglycan-binding domain-containing protein — MFWNSNVSTTSNPPYQYHFGMPMPGRNMNNGDYRYGFGGQEMDNEIAGNGNSYTAEFWQYDPRLGRRWNVDPMSGKYAWQSPYAAFNNNPIYFNDPLGLEGEEGNKKVQKHTIASGETLTGIANQYNTSVETLAKWNNIADVNKIYAGNELIVSDPTRPAKHTSFESYPAVQESTGWTSGSPGTQEMTVNNGVDLAQASLQNYDVANLGGGLLDAVQADPDMVSFQEQILTDVKTDPRYGNEAFFLSGFDVREFGGQRGSGNDWFSGGDNDPVLKKETWQVAANQLTWALRHATVKYWAEVGRDGTITIQYRLYDTLDLSGSKGRSGAYNTISEGLGFFYHTMAGGNKNLQTRGQWSVTK, encoded by the coding sequence ATGTTTTGGAACAGCAACGTATCTACTACGAGCAACCCACCCTATCAGTACCATTTTGGAATGCCTATGCCAGGGCGTAACATGAATAATGGAGACTACCGTTATGGATTTGGTGGACAAGAAATGGATAACGAAATTGCGGGTAACGGAAATTCTTATACCGCAGAGTTTTGGCAATATGATCCACGATTAGGCAGAAGATGGAATGTGGATCCAATGTCCGGTAAATATGCTTGGCAGTCCCCATATGCAGCATTTAATAACAATCCTATATATTTCAATGACCCCTTAGGACTTGAAGGAGAAGAAGGAAATAAAAAAGTTCAAAAACATACCATTGCTAGTGGGGAAACGCTAACGGGAATAGCAAATCAGTACAATACTTCTGTCGAGACATTAGCAAAATGGAATAATATTGCCGATGTTAACAAGATATATGCAGGAAACGAACTCATCGTCTCAGACCCAACTAGACCTGCGAAACATACATCTTTTGAAAGTTATCCAGCAGTTCAAGAATCAACAGGATGGACGTCTGGCTCTCCTGGAACACAAGAAATGACTGTAAATAATGGAGTTGATTTAGCACAAGCCTCTCTTCAGAATTATGATGTAGCTAATCTTGGAGGAGGACTTTTAGATGCTGTTCAAGCAGATCCTGACATGGTGAGTTTCCAAGAACAAATATTAACAGATGTGAAAACAGATCCTCGTTACGGCAATGAAGCGTTCTTTTTAAGTGGTTTTGATGTTAGAGAATTTGGAGGTCAAAGAGGTTCAGGTAATGACTGGTTTAGTGGTGGAGACAATGATCCTGTGTTGAAGAAAGAAACTTGGCAAGTAGCTGCTAACCAATTAACATGGGCTTTAAGGCATGCTACTGTAAAATATTGGGCAGAAGTTGGAAGAGATGGAACCATCACTATTCAATATAGACTGTATGATACATTAGATTTAAGTGGTAGTAAAGGAAGGTCAGGAGCTTACAACACTATCTCCGAAGGACTAGGGTTTTTCTATCATACTATGGCAGGAGGAAACAAAAACTTACAAACAAGAGGACAATGGTCAGTTACAAAATGA
- a CDS encoding helix-turn-helix domain-containing protein codes for MDHIDKICNEIGEHLRNARVKKGMTQAEVAQAMDVAQSQYGKVETGKVIPSLKTLIKATEVLGTNLNRVVYGSDNASGVDIDIKDKELIERVNIISELSADDRHLAIQLLDLIAAKKKLKDITDNLHKDYKG; via the coding sequence GTGGATCATATAGACAAAATATGTAACGAGATTGGTGAGCACTTGCGTAATGCGAGGGTTAAAAAAGGCATGACACAAGCCGAAGTTGCCCAAGCTATGGATGTTGCTCAAAGCCAGTACGGGAAGGTTGAAACCGGGAAGGTAATTCCCAGTTTAAAAACCTTGATTAAGGCTACCGAAGTACTGGGAACCAACTTAAACCGTGTGGTATATGGTTCGGATAATGCTTCCGGAGTAGATATTGATATTAAAGATAAGGAGCTGATTGAGCGAGTAAACATTATCAGCGAACTTTCTGCTGATGACCGCCACTTAGCCATACAGCTTTTGGATCTAATTGCTGCCAAAAAGAAGCTAAAAGATATTACAGATAATCTACATAAAGATTATAAAGGGTAA
- a CDS encoding CHC2 zinc finger domain-containing protein: MNKITHKRMTISEIKHTLSLETVLRHYNLTPDKNNRLTCPWHPDKTPSLQLYPKTNSWTCFSSNCNAGSGDQIDFIMKYENISKYEAIQKATSLIGHTTPETIPTTTPKEEKPKEELPEATLSRTETLQLALDYFTAGIKSNSTTAKNYIQSRGLEKLSAMGNYPMGYNSGQLHHRENSKYIPDYVHVGLLQNNPSGGYRVFAKHCLMFPLKNKDGQVVSFYGRSIAATGKNKHYYLKNSQGLYPAYPPAGTQKLLITESIIDTATLLQINSITSNFTLLAAYGTNRLTQEHLEAISRLTYLGEIVFFFDGDDAGRRAATKYAEQIHFLLPKVSISHIETPDGEDPNSLYVTYEEGYILELLNNRKQLYSTEGKAVKEEKSEAAPKLNSKNHEALVYETTELHFTVLGGIKISGLERMKVTLKIAVKNSHYAPIRQHLDLYNNEQLTRLVRTINEQLDVKTEVIREGLLALIEELEAYRIERLSQTQSMQEESPALTPTELTKAEEYLKAENLMQRLMDDLGKTGIVGEIHNRLIMYLVYLSRITQEPLHIISFGASGTGKTHLQESIGNLLPEEDKLEITSLSGNALYYFKNDEIRHKVLLIEDMDGAQDVLYPLRELQTKQKLTKTVSIKDSQGNIKTIKVTVHGPVCIAGCTTKSRIYEDNANRSLLIHLDGSSEQDDRIMAYQRSEAAGQINKDQEESYTRLLRNIQRMVRPIKVINPYAPQLQIPGKVFKKRRSNWIYLRFIEIITLIHQYQREEKADTDTGEVYIESTLEDIAWANKLLKDILLRKADELSEPSRNFFERLKKWLKESKKSEFRTQELRTEMGVTASSLKRYLPELTSCGLVQIIGGNKTRGYTYEVSSYEEYKKLKHSIDHVLDSLLEQLQRKEHS, from the coding sequence TTGAATAAAATAACCCATAAAAGAATGACCATATCAGAGATAAAACACACTTTAAGCCTTGAAACTGTACTTCGGCATTATAATTTAACGCCTGATAAGAATAATCGGCTTACTTGTCCCTGGCATCCGGATAAAACGCCTTCGCTGCAACTGTACCCAAAAACCAACTCATGGACATGTTTTAGCTCCAACTGCAATGCAGGTAGTGGAGATCAAATCGACTTCATCATGAAGTATGAAAACATCAGCAAATACGAGGCAATACAAAAAGCTACTTCACTTATTGGTCATACCACTCCTGAAACTATACCAACTACTACACCTAAAGAGGAAAAACCCAAAGAAGAGCTTCCAGAGGCTACTTTAAGCAGAACAGAAACCTTGCAACTGGCACTGGATTATTTTACCGCAGGGATAAAAAGCAATAGCACTACCGCTAAAAACTACATCCAAAGTCGAGGACTGGAAAAACTTTCCGCTATGGGTAATTACCCCATGGGTTACAATAGCGGTCAGTTACACCACAGAGAAAACAGCAAGTACATCCCTGATTATGTGCATGTGGGCTTATTGCAAAACAATCCTTCAGGAGGTTATCGGGTGTTTGCCAAACATTGCTTGATGTTCCCTTTAAAAAACAAGGACGGACAAGTGGTGAGTTTTTATGGCAGATCCATTGCTGCCACAGGAAAAAACAAACATTATTACTTAAAAAACAGTCAAGGTTTATATCCTGCTTATCCACCTGCCGGAACCCAAAAGCTACTTATTACCGAGAGCATTATTGATACAGCAACCTTGCTACAAATCAACAGCATCACAAGCAACTTCACTTTATTGGCTGCTTACGGAACCAACCGTTTAACCCAAGAACACTTAGAGGCAATTAGCAGACTTACTTACCTCGGTGAAATCGTATTCTTCTTTGATGGTGACGATGCGGGAAGAAGAGCTGCCACTAAATATGCCGAGCAAATCCACTTTTTGCTACCCAAAGTAAGCATCAGCCATATTGAAACACCGGATGGAGAAGATCCCAACAGCTTGTATGTCACCTATGAAGAAGGCTACATACTGGAGTTGCTCAACAATAGAAAACAACTTTACAGTACAGAAGGCAAAGCGGTTAAAGAAGAAAAAAGCGAAGCAGCTCCAAAGCTGAACAGTAAAAACCACGAAGCCTTGGTGTATGAAACTACCGAACTGCATTTTACAGTACTTGGTGGCATTAAAATCAGTGGACTGGAACGCATGAAAGTCACCCTAAAAATAGCGGTAAAAAACAGCCATTATGCACCCATCAGACAACACTTGGACTTGTACAACAATGAACAACTTACTCGACTGGTTCGCACCATCAACGAGCAGCTTGATGTAAAAACCGAAGTGATTAGAGAAGGCTTACTTGCTTTGATTGAAGAACTGGAAGCTTACCGCATCGAACGCCTCTCCCAAACGCAATCCATGCAAGAAGAAAGTCCGGCTCTTACTCCCACAGAACTCACCAAAGCAGAGGAATATTTAAAAGCTGAAAACCTCATGCAACGCTTAATGGATGACCTTGGAAAAACAGGTATTGTAGGTGAAATCCATAACCGCCTGATCATGTACTTGGTGTACCTAAGTCGCATTACCCAAGAGCCTTTGCACATCATTAGTTTTGGAGCCAGTGGAACCGGTAAAACACATTTACAGGAAAGCATTGGAAACCTGCTTCCGGAAGAAGATAAACTGGAAATCACTTCCCTTAGTGGCAATGCTTTGTACTACTTTAAAAATGATGAAATCCGCCACAAAGTGCTGCTCATTGAAGATATGGACGGAGCACAGGATGTGTTGTACCCCTTGCGAGAACTACAAACCAAGCAAAAACTTACCAAAACGGTGAGTATTAAAGACAGTCAGGGCAACATCAAAACCATTAAAGTAACGGTTCACGGACCGGTATGTATTGCAGGTTGCACCACTAAAAGTCGTATTTACGAAGACAATGCCAACCGTAGTTTACTTATCCATTTAGATGGAAGTTCAGAACAAGACGACCGCATCATGGCATACCAACGTTCCGAAGCAGCAGGGCAAATCAATAAAGACCAAGAAGAAAGCTATACAAGGCTACTTCGCAATATCCAACGCATGGTTCGTCCCATCAAGGTAATTAATCCCTATGCACCGCAATTACAGATACCGGGCAAGGTATTTAAAAAGCGAAGAAGCAACTGGATTTACTTGCGGTTCATTGAAATCATTACCCTTATTCACCAGTATCAGCGAGAAGAGAAAGCCGATACCGATACCGGAGAAGTGTATATCGAGAGTACTTTAGAAGACATTGCTTGGGCAAACAAACTTTTAAAAGACATCCTGCTTCGCAAAGCCGATGAGTTGAGTGAACCTTCCCGAAACTTCTTTGAACGCCTAAAAAAATGGTTAAAAGAAAGTAAGAAAAGTGAATTTAGAACACAGGAACTACGAACAGAAATGGGCGTTACCGCTTCCAGTTTAAAACGTTACCTACCTGAATTAACTTCCTGTGGCTTGGTGCAAATTATTGGGGGCAACAAAACAAGAGGCTACACTTATGAAGTGAGCAGCTATGAGGAATACAAAAAGCTAAAACACTCCATAGATCATGTGTTAGACAGTCTTTTGGAGCAGTTACAACGAAAAGAACATAGTTAG
- a CDS encoding tyrosine-type recombinase/integrase: MKQSNIQHKAYIRLEHSFKEWLAVLGYAPTSVYGMPNYIREFLAWLEEQGITQIEEVSPEHVNDYFDTLRHRVNLRREGGLSNNYISKHLQAVKRFSTYLRQTDQGGFLVEVKTPKQERHIKDILTLDEVKLLYDATSDDLLGLRDRAFLSLYYGCGLRRNEGIQMDIDDILFDRKMIYIRNGKNYTERYVPVKGQVLRYLADYVNSGRNGLLKSKHSTEALLLSMRGERVGGQSLLLRLKQLKEKTGNEKLIHKDIGLHTLRHSIATHLLMGGMKLERIGQFLGHKSIESTQIYAHIAAELET, translated from the coding sequence ATGAAGCAGTCCAACATACAACACAAAGCCTACATCCGCTTAGAGCACAGCTTTAAAGAATGGCTTGCTGTTTTAGGCTATGCTCCAACCAGTGTGTATGGGATGCCCAATTACATCCGTGAATTTTTAGCTTGGTTGGAAGAGCAAGGCATAACGCAAATAGAAGAAGTCAGTCCGGAACACGTCAACGATTACTTTGATACCCTCCGTCACCGGGTAAACCTTCGCAGAGAAGGAGGCTTGAGCAACAACTACATCAGCAAGCATCTACAAGCGGTAAAACGGTTCAGTACCTACCTTCGACAAACCGATCAGGGAGGCTTTTTGGTAGAAGTGAAAACCCCAAAACAAGAACGCCACATCAAAGACATCCTCACCTTAGATGAAGTGAAATTACTCTATGATGCTACATCGGATGACTTGTTAGGACTAAGAGATAGAGCCTTTTTGAGCCTGTATTACGGCTGCGGACTAAGAAGAAATGAAGGCATCCAAATGGATATAGACGACATTCTTTTTGACCGTAAAATGATATACATCCGTAATGGAAAAAACTATACCGAACGCTATGTTCCGGTGAAAGGTCAAGTACTTCGCTACTTAGCCGATTACGTGAATAGCGGACGAAATGGCTTGTTAAAAAGCAAGCACTCCACCGAGGCATTACTGCTTAGCATGCGTGGTGAACGAGTGGGTGGACAAAGCCTATTACTCCGGTTGAAACAATTGAAAGAAAAAACAGGCAATGAAAAGCTGATCCACAAAGACATCGGCTTGCATACCCTTCGCCACAGCATTGCTACCCACTTACTTATGGGAGGCATGAAACTGGAACGCATCGGTCAGTTTTTAGGGCATAAAAGCATTGAATCTACGCAGATATATGCTCACATAGCAGCTGAACTAGAAACTTAG
- a CDS encoding tyrosine-type recombinase/integrase — MDKEAINTAFLDYLSEHSESLRTNYLSRIQPFLDWLAPFELSTQSLNLNHFQGYIFHMQEQGSDRLSLNNTLSALRNLLYMFIKNGEANEQLAMEFYIKGIFKKPFPPLFSWQEMESMYEQFSTPGLSGQRNKAILGLLFYQALTVDEIINLEINHLDLNNKQVHIPQTHRGRARSLNLEQHQTPILEEYLHKTREKLLLLTDKESDKLFISMSEKQEGINITDNLRSTLRKRYPQISSYPQLRASTLLHWYHTFGLETMREMAGHYYITAITNT, encoded by the coding sequence ATGGATAAAGAAGCCATCAATACCGCATTTTTAGACTATTTAAGTGAACATAGCGAAAGTTTACGCACCAACTATTTAAGTAGAATACAACCTTTTTTAGATTGGTTAGCTCCTTTTGAGTTAAGTACCCAATCTTTAAACCTGAATCACTTCCAAGGCTACATCTTCCACATGCAGGAACAAGGCAGCGACCGATTATCACTCAACAATACCTTGTCGGCTTTACGGAATCTTTTGTACATGTTCATTAAAAACGGTGAAGCCAACGAGCAACTTGCCATGGAATTTTACATTAAAGGCATCTTTAAAAAGCCTTTTCCACCGCTGTTTAGCTGGCAGGAAATGGAAAGCATGTACGAGCAGTTTTCTACTCCCGGATTAAGTGGTCAACGCAACAAAGCCATACTGGGCTTATTGTTTTATCAGGCACTTACCGTGGACGAAATCATTAACCTGGAGATTAATCATCTTGATTTAAACAACAAACAAGTACACATACCTCAAACCCACCGAGGAAGAGCAAGAAGTTTAAATTTAGAACAACATCAAACCCCTATTTTAGAAGAGTACCTGCATAAAACCCGTGAGAAGTTATTGCTGCTTACTGATAAAGAAAGCGACAAACTGTTTATCAGCATGAGTGAAAAACAGGAAGGCATCAATATTACCGATAACCTTCGATCAACGCTTCGCAAACGCTATCCGCAAATCAGTTCCTATCCACAGTTAAGAGCCAGTACCTTATTGCACTGGTATCACACCTTTGGATTAGAAACCATGCGAGAAATGGCAGGACATTACTACATCACCGCAATCACCAATACCTAG
- a CDS encoding tyrosine-type recombinase/integrase: MDFRKYLEKQQFSHQTIKGYLKVNELLLAWLKEEGIKPENTRYADMLAYIRFAGNKGHSKRYINEQLTVARHYFNYLIKTGKIKDNVATNIHVQGVSRRLPHDLLDEETLQHIFDNYPEKGITGKRNKVILGMVVYQGLNTEELGKLEPEHVQLRDGKLYVPGGRRSNSRLLPLAAHQVLQIQEYIQKTRPLILDVSEKESDKLFVSNGGSERINNAITKMLKTIQSYAPQVKSMKQLRMSVITFWLEKFNLREVQYMAGHRYVSSTERYLLTNLDDLQNDLNEYHPL; encoded by the coding sequence ATGGATTTTAGAAAGTACTTGGAGAAACAGCAGTTCAGCCATCAAACCATTAAAGGGTATTTGAAGGTAAACGAATTACTTCTAGCTTGGCTGAAAGAAGAAGGCATTAAACCTGAAAACACACGCTATGCCGACATGTTAGCCTACATCCGTTTTGCAGGCAATAAAGGGCACTCCAAACGATACATTAACGAACAGCTTACCGTTGCAAGGCACTATTTTAACTACTTAATCAAAACCGGTAAAATCAAAGACAATGTAGCCACCAACATACATGTACAAGGCGTATCAAGACGCTTGCCACACGATTTACTGGATGAAGAAACCTTGCAGCACATCTTTGATAATTACCCCGAAAAAGGCATTACAGGCAAACGTAATAAAGTGATATTGGGTATGGTGGTGTATCAAGGTTTAAACACCGAAGAACTAGGGAAACTGGAACCTGAACATGTACAGCTTAGAGACGGTAAACTCTATGTTCCGGGAGGCAGAAGAAGTAACAGTCGATTGTTACCACTGGCAGCTCATCAGGTATTACAAATACAGGAATACATCCAAAAAACACGTCCTTTAATCTTGGACGTAAGCGAAAAGGAGAGCGACAAACTCTTTGTCTCCAATGGTGGAAGCGAACGCATCAATAATGCAATTACTAAAATGCTGAAAACCATCCAAAGTTATGCTCCACAGGTAAAATCCATGAAACAGCTCCGCATGAGTGTCATTACTTTTTGGCTAGAGAAATTTAACCTGAGAGAAGTGCAGTACATGGCAGGACATCGGTATGTAAGTAGCACCGAAAGATACCTTTTAACCAACTTGGATGACCTTCAAAATGACCTGAACGAATACCATCCCTTGTAA